The genomic region CGAACGCCCACAGGTGCACGCCGACGGTGAGCCCGGCGGCCCCGGCGGCCAGCACCCCGAGGAAGACCGCCGCCACGTAGCGGCTGGAGTCGAGCACGGACCGGTAGACGCTGGGGCGCACCACCAGCAGGGCGGAGAACGGGGCGAAGGCCACCTGCGAACTGTCCATCACCAGGGCCGCCACCGCCCAGGCCAGTGTGGAGGCGATGACGCTGCGCAGGATGAGGACGACCCTCTCGCGCTCCCGGCCCCGGCCGCGGACGGCGCGTCGCAGCCCCTCGACCAGGTGTTCTCCCACCACGGCGTCCTCCTCGACGTCCCCGCGGACCGGACTCGCCGTCCGGCCTCGCTTCCTTCACACGCTGTCGGCCTGTTCGCCCCTCCACGAGCGGCGCGCGCAGGTGCGCGCAGGTGCGCGCAGGTCGTGCGACTCGTGCGGTAAGCCCAGTACGCGATTCGCGCAGTTCGCGTTATCCGTGTGGCTCACGTGGTACTCGTGGTTCGTGTGGCTCGGGCGGTACGCGGCTCGGGCGGTACGCGCTATCCGTGCTCCGGTATGACATCCACGCCCGGCTTCCCCGCCAGCGCCTCCGCCACCTCCTCCCAGCTCAGGGGATCCGGCAGCGGCCGGCGTCCGCGTACCCGGGCCAGGTCGCGGCGGAATCGGAAGAGCACCGCGAAGTCCCGCGGATACCGGCCCGGGTCCGTCCCCAGGAACGTGCCCACCTTGGTGGCCCGCTCCAGCACGCCCGCCCAGTCGGCGGCTCCGGCCAGGCCCACCGAGTCCACGCCGTGGGAGAACAGCCCGAGCCGGATCTCCTCGAAGTCCGGGGATCGGTCGAGGTAGGCGGCCAGGGCCCGCTGAGCCGGTTCGGTGTTGAACACCGCCCAGTAGGGCACCGAGCCCGTGCGCAGTGCCCAGTACGGCTCCACGAGCATGAAGGTCTCCGCGAGCAGCCGGTTCGGCGGCACACCGCGGCGCCGGTAGTGGTCGCGGTACAGGTCGGCGACGGCCGGGCTCAGCGACCCGGGTTCGTCGTGGCGCAGCCGGACCAGCCGCCAGCCCTCCCGACGGGCGAGTTCCGCCAGGTCGCCCATGAGTTCCGGGGCGAACCCCCACTCGGCCTCGGGGTGCTCGCCGTCCGGTTCCGGCGCGACGAACCTCCGGTAGTCGGACCCCTGCGCCCGCAGGTGGGCCCGCACGCGCGGACCGCCGTGCCGGAGTTCGTCCTGGGTGGCGCCGCCGAAACCGCCGTGCTGGAACACGTACCGCTCCCCCACGGCCGTCGTCGGCGTGCGCAGCGCGCAGTCGGACACCACGAGTGTGCCGCCGCGCGGGAGCGTCGCCCGCAGGAAGGCGCGGTAGGCCTCGGGAAGGCGGAGCCACTTGACCCTGAAGTAGCACATGTGCGCGATCATCAGCCGGTCCTGCACGGGGTCGTGCATGTGGTGCAGCCGCCAGTCGGGGTTCCGGCGCACGAGGGCCTCGCCGGTCGACCGCATCCGGTCCAGGTCCCTGGCGCCGTCCTCGGGCGGGACGCCGTGCCGCCGGACGGGGATGAGCAGGGTCTGCGGCAGCCAGGGCGCGCCGAGCGCCGCCGCGAGGTGGATGAGCGCGCCATCGGCGGAACCGACGAAGGCGACGTCCGAGCGGCCGCCCCGGTAGTGTCCGGCGACCCACTCGGCGAGGTCGTCGGAGTCGATCTCCGCGACCCGGCGCCGCGGCACGGCCTCCGCCCAGCCGGACGCCGAGTAGAGCCTCTCCTTGGCGCCTCGGGGCATGCGGTTGGCCGCCGTCGCGGCGGCGGCGAGTACGCGCGTGCCCGGGCCCGGGTCGCCGGGGTCGTGCTCGGCCGCCGAGGCGGGACCCCGGTCGGTGTACTCGGCCACGTCCGGGTTCTCGGCCCGGTTCGGGTTCACGGCCAGGCTCGCGTCTCCGGCCCGGTCCGGGTCCCCTGCTCGTCCCATCGGGTCGCCTCGGACGATCCGGCCCGTCCGGACCGCCGCGTCGAAGGAGGCCAGGCGCCGCAGCATCGCGGTGGCGGAGTCGAATCCCGCGACGGCTCTGCGCGGCCTCATCGCGCCTCCTCGGCCAAGAAGCGCTCGACGATGCGCGCCAGGCGCCCCGGACCCGCCCACGAGAGCGCGTGGGGCAGCCCGGGGACGGTCACCAGCCGGCCGCGCGGCAGCAGGCGGGCGACGTCCTCGGCCCAGGGGCCCGGGCAGACCTTGTCCCTGGACCCGCGGACGACCAGCGCGGGCTGCGGTACCCGTGGCAGGACCAGCTCGATGCGGTGGTCGCGGCTCGCCGTCCAGCTGCGCACGACTCGGCTCGGCCCGGCCTCGCGGTAGTCCCGGAGGCTGTGCGTGACGACGGAGGGGCGTTCGTACAGGTTGTTCCAGAGCAGGCGCACCGCGAGGCGGGGCAGCGACCGGGCCTCGGGGTCGGTGGTGGGCCCGGCCAGCACCACCGACCCCACGTCGTGGGGGTGCCGTGCCGCCGCCTCCGCCACCACCTGGGCGCCCAGGGACAGGCCGAGCAGGCAGGGGTCGGTCAGCCCTCGCGCGTGGGTCCACTCCACGAGCGCGTCGGCGAGGTCGGGGACGGTCCACCGGCGACCGCCCGCGTCGCTGGCACCGAATCCGGGCAGGTCGACCGCCCACGCCTCGGTGCGTCCGTCGAACGCCGGCAGCAGCGGTGCCATCTGCCGCGAGGAGACCCCCGCGCCGTGCACGCACACCACCGCCGGGGTGCGTCCCGGCACCCCCCACGCGGCCATGGCGGCCCCCGCCACCGTGTCCGTCGTCCGTTCGGTTCCCATTCCACCCCCTGTACCGGCCCGCGACGGGCCGTGGGACATCACTCCGTGTGCGGGCCCCCGCTACCCGGCCGGGACGGCGGCGAACCGGGGCTCGGGACGGGTACGGGACGTGTCCGGGCGCGGCGCACGCGCGCTGCCGTCAGGGGGCGCGGAGCCCCGTACGGGCGCGGACGCCGGGCCGGGGACCGGCGGCGTCATTCCTGGGCCTGTTGCAGCCGCGCGTACCCGAACTGCAGCCAGTCCGACACCGCCACGGCGCTGAAGACCGCCCCCGCGCTCCGGGTCAGGCCCGGGGCGAACGCGAGTCCGAAGACGTAGGCGGTCGCGACCCACTGCGCGGTGCAGAACGGGCAGGTGACCAGCTCACCGACCGCTCGGCGCCCGCCCTCTCCCCGCACCTCCTCCTTCAGCTCGGACGGCCCGGAGACACCGCGAAAACGGGTGAAGAGCGCGCGGAGAGGGCTCGTCACGGGATCCTTGGCCAGCAGCCGGGACAGCTTGTGCGTGGTCAGTCCCATGAGCACCAGGTCCCACGGCCCCACGTCCTGTGCGGCGCCCCGGCGCCCGGTCGCGCGCGCCGTCACCACACCGGCGGCCACCAGGGCCGTGTAGCCCGCCACGACGAGGGCGTATCCGCCCAGGGGCTGCTCGCTGTCCCCGCGATAGGCCTCCGCCTCCTCTGCCAGCCTCTCCTTGGCCTCGGTCATGCCGATGCCTCCCTCCCTGACGGTGTCGCCTGTCGGCTGTCCTTCGCCGGGGCATGACCGCCGGACCGGCGGCGCGCCCACGCGCGCAGGGCCTCGACGTCCTCCGCGGAGTCGAGGTTGATCGCGGCGTTGATCTGCGCGAGGTGGGAGAAGGCCTGGGGGAAGTTGCCGAGCATGGTGCCGTCCGCGTCCATCTCCTCGGAGAGCAGGCCGAGCGGCCCGCTCCGTTCGCACAGCCGCGCGAACCGGCGTTCGGCCTCCTCGACGCGGCCCGCGAGCACGAGCGCGGAGACCATGTCGAACGAGCAGAGGAGGAACGCGCCCTCCTCGGTGTCCAGTCCGTCACGGGTGCGGACCGGGTGGTAGCGCTGGAGGAGATCGCCGTCGCCGCCACTGCTGCCGGACCCGTCGCCGGCACCATCGCCGTCCCTCCCGCTGTCGCCGCCGACGCCGAGTTCGGCGTCGAGGCGTTCCAGTGTGCGCAGGACGCGCGGGTCGCGGCCCGGCAGGAAGCCCACGAGCGGTAGGCGGGTCAACGAGCCGTCCACCCGGTCGCCGCCGTAGGACTGGACGAAGGCACCGGAGCCGGAGTCGATCCCCCGTTCGAGAATCTCCGCGCGCAGCGAGCGGGCCTCCTCACGCCACTCGTCCAGCGGTGGCGGGTCCCGGTGGCCGGTCAGCTCGGCGAGCTGGACCGCCCGGTCGAGGCACACCCACAGGTACACCCGGGAGGTGGTCCAGTGGCGCGGCGCGCCCCGTGACTCCCAGGGCCCGTGGCCGAGGCTCGACCGCAGGCCGCGGGCCGCCGTCACGATCCTCCAGAGGCCGTGGAGGTCGTGCTCGGTGAGGTCGCCGACGACCTGCTGGTAGGAGAGGGCGGCGTCGAGGACGTGGCCGTACACGTCGATCTGGTTCTGGCCGCGGGCCCCGTTGCCGACACGCACCGGCCCGGTGCCGACGTGTCCGTCGAGGTGGTCGAGCTCCACTTCCTCGGGCGGCAGCTCGCCGTCGACGGTGTGCACGGGGCCGAGGCGTTCGGGCGTGCGGCGGAACGTGCGCAACAGGTAGTCGAGGTAGCCGCGGGCCTCCGCACCGTGCCCGAGGCGCAGGAAGGCCAGCACGGCCAGCGCCGCGTCCCGGTGCCAGACGTAGCGGTAGTCCCAGTTCCGCGCCTCTCCGGGCCACTCGGGCAGCGAGGTCGTCGGCGCGGCGATCAGGCCTCCGGACTCCTCGTGCAGGAGCCCGCGCAGCACGACGGCGCTCCGGCGGACGTGCTGGGCTCCGGCTCCGTCGTAGCGCGTGCGATCGGACCAGGAGCGCCAGGCCTCCAGGGTCCGTTCGACGAGGGCCTCACAGGTGGCCGCGTCCGCGGCGCCGGACTCGCCGAGGTAGTCGAGGGCGAAGGCGGCGGTGTCCCCCTCCGCGAGTTCCTGGCGGTACTCCACGGAACCGTCGGCGGCGGTGCGGGGCTCGCCGGTGGCCCACAGCCGGGGGCCCGACCTCTCCCGCAGGGCGCCGTCGCCGTCCGGCCGCCACTCGGCGGAGCGCCGGGCGTAGTCGGGTACCGCCTCCACGCGGGAGACCACCGTGGCACGCCCGGACAGGCAGCGCACCAGGCGCACCAGCACGCCCTCGTTGCGCAGCCGGGACCCCGACCGCCGCACGGCCAGCAGGTCGGTCACGACCGCACTGACGCCGTCGCCCTCCCACCGGGTCTCCAGGGCCAGGGTGCCGTCGACGTAGCGCCGTACCGCGGGGCGCGCGCCCTCCACCTCCAGGTTCCATCCTCCGCCGCGCCGGGTGTCGAGGATGCCGGCGAAGAGGGACGGCGAGTCGAAGCGCGGCGCGCACATC from Nocardiopsis aegyptia harbors:
- a CDS encoding glycoside hydrolase family 15 protein, with amino-acid sequence MDGARPEPWIGGHAFLSDCATAALVAPDGTIDWMCAPRFDSPSLFAGILDTRRGGGWNLEVEGARPAVRRYVDGTLALETRWEGDGVSAVVTDLLAVRRSGSRLRNEGVLVRLVRCLSGRATVVSRVEAVPDYARRSAEWRPDGDGALRERSGPRLWATGEPRTAADGSVEYRQELAEGDTAAFALDYLGESGAADAATCEALVERTLEAWRSWSDRTRYDGAGAQHVRRSAVVLRGLLHEESGGLIAAPTTSLPEWPGEARNWDYRYVWHRDAALAVLAFLRLGHGAEARGYLDYLLRTFRRTPERLGPVHTVDGELPPEEVELDHLDGHVGTGPVRVGNGARGQNQIDVYGHVLDAALSYQQVVGDLTEHDLHGLWRIVTAARGLRSSLGHGPWESRGAPRHWTTSRVYLWVCLDRAVQLAELTGHRDPPPLDEWREEARSLRAEILERGIDSGSGAFVQSYGGDRVDGSLTRLPLVGFLPGRDPRVLRTLERLDAELGVGGDSGRDGDGAGDGSGSSGGDGDLLQRYHPVRTRDGLDTEEGAFLLCSFDMVSALVLAGRVEEAERRFARLCERSGPLGLLSEEMDADGTMLGNFPQAFSHLAQINAAINLDSAEDVEALRAWARRRSGGHAPAKDSRQATPSGREASA
- a CDS encoding alpha/beta fold hydrolase, with protein sequence MGTERTTDTVAGAAMAAWGVPGRTPAVVCVHGAGVSSRQMAPLLPAFDGRTEAWAVDLPGFGASDAGGRRWTVPDLADALVEWTHARGLTDPCLLGLSLGAQVVAEAAARHPHDVGSVVLAGPTTDPEARSLPRLAVRLLWNNLYERPSVVTHSLRDYREAGPSRVVRSWTASRDHRIELVLPRVPQPALVVRGSRDKVCPGPWAEDVARLLPRGRLVTVPGLPHALSWAGPGRLARIVERFLAEEAR
- a CDS encoding DUF1360 domain-containing protein, which codes for MTEAKERLAEEAEAYRGDSEQPLGGYALVVAGYTALVAAGVVTARATGRRGAAQDVGPWDLVLMGLTTHKLSRLLAKDPVTSPLRALFTRFRGVSGPSELKEEVRGEGGRRAVGELVTCPFCTAQWVATAYVFGLAFAPGLTRSAGAVFSAVAVSDWLQFGYARLQQAQE